The genomic stretch TGACATTTTGCCATCATCGAAGGGCTGTCGGTGCCTCATTGCATCAGTCAGAGACCTTAGCCGGTGCCTCATGTGTCAAGGTGATCGCAAGCGCTTCAGGCCCAGCCTCGAGCCTGGCAAAGCCTAGCCGCGCCGCCGCGAGCTGTAGTCGGGTCGTCCGCAGCAGAAGCGCCACCTCCTGCGGTAGCTCGCCGAAGCGATCTTCGAATTCTTCTTCCAGATCGTCCATCTCGTTCGGTGCGGAAGCACGCAACAGCCGGGCGTAGAGATTAGGCCTCACGGCGGCGTTTGAAACGTAATCCGCCGGTATGGTGCCTGCGACCCCGAGGGTAAGGGTTGCGCGCGGAGACGAACCCTCAGTTTGCCTACGCGACTTCGAAACGGCGCTCGCGAGCAGCTTCTGGTACAGGCCGATCCCAATGGCCTTGATGTGACCTGCCTGGTCCTCGCCGGCAAGGTCGCCACCACCCCGCAATTCGAGTTCACGCAAGCTGATGGCAAGCCCTGACCCCAGTCGATCGTTCTCCACGAGCGTCAAGAGGCGCAAGCGGGTATCCTCCGGCAGTTCGGCGCCCTCTTCCGTGAGGAGAATCAGATTCACCTGACCGAACTCTGCCGAACCAGAGTCGCGATTCATTAGTGATACCTTTCAGGCAGCGATTGATCGCGTCTTCAAGCGTCGCCGCGACCGACTGGCAGGCTAGTCTCTGGCCAGGATGACGTTACCCACGCTGGGCGGTGCGGGCAGGTGGCGGCTATAGCTGCATCGTATGGCACCCAAGGAAAACCCTATTAGGAATAAAGCCGGTTAGGCCCTAGTGGTGGTCTCCGGGAGAGGCCTGAGCAACGGAGGAGGATTGGCAGGCGATGCGGTTGGATCCTTCTATGCAGCAGTCGCTCGCGGAACTGGGCGAGGTCGACCTCATCGTTCTGGGCACGGGTGCAGCAGGGCTGACCGCCGCCTTGACAGCGACGCTGGAAGGGCTGAGCGTAGTCGTTCTGGAGGCTGCTCCTGTCGTGGGTGGCACCACAGCCCGCTCGTCCGGAACCGCGTGGATCCCCGACAACCGGTTGATGCGGGCCGTCGGTTTCGCGCCCGATGCGGAAGCGGCTCGCGCCTATCTCTCGGCCCTCATCAGCGACGCTGACGCGCAAGAAGCTTGGCAGGCATTCCTCACACATGCCCCTAAGATGCAGGCGGACCTCGAAGACAGGGCCGAGATCCTGTTCCGTCCCTACCGCAGCGCCCCCGATTATCAAAGCAATCTGGAAGGTGCCGCGTCGGGCGGCCGTGCGCTAGAGCCGATCGAGTTCGACGGACGGCGTCTCGACAGCTGGTTCGACAGGCTCGCAGAGCCCATGCGAGAACTGACCGTACTTGGCGGGATGATGGTAACGCGGGCGGAAGCTCAAAGGCTGATCCATGCGGAACGCTCTCCCGCCGCCATGATGGAAGGGCTGAAGCTCCTCCTTCGCCATCTTCGTGATCGCCTGCGCTTCAGGCGAGGCACTCGCCTTGTCATGGGCAATGCCCTCGTGGCGCGGCTTCTTCATGCTACCCTCATCCGTGGCGGACTTGTGTTCACCAACGCACATGTTCGGGAAATCGAGCTAACGGAAGGGCGCGTGGCCCGGGTCGGCGGCGTATACGGCGAACGCCCCTTCAGCCTGGCTACGCGCGCTGGCGTCGTGCTGGCAGGCGGCGGTTTCCCTGCAGATCCTGAGATGACGTCCAGATACCTCCCGACGCTTGCACCCGGACATTCGCCCGCTAGCCCTTTCGCGCGCGGCACGACGATCGGACTGGGCATCAAAGCCGGCGGGCAAATGGGGCCGGATCTCGGTCTAAATGCCCTGTGGTTTCCATCCTCGCTTTGGGCGAGACCTGGCGGCGGCCTCGCCGTCTACCCGCATATCGCCCTTGACCGCGCGAAACCGGGATCGATCATTATCGACCAAGCCGGAGAGAGGTTCGCCAACGAGGCGTCCAGCTATCACGACTTCTGCGCCGCGATGTTCCGTCACGGACCAGCAGCCTGTCCAGCCTGGATGGTCGTCGGGCGAGACTTCATCCGGCGCTATGGCTTGGGCGTGATTCGGCCCAGAACCCCTTCGCTCAACCGGTTTCTTCGTTCAGGCTACCTCAAGACGGGGAAAGATCCCGAGGAGCTCGCGCGGGAGCTTCACCTGCCGCCGGGTTCCCTCAGCCGCAGCATCGCGAAATTCAACGAGTGCGTGCGGGAGGGGCGGGATGCCGGCTTTCGGCGTGGAGAGAGTGCTTATGAGCGCTCGAACGGCGACGCAAGTCGCGGTTTTGCCAACCCCTGCCTGGGCGAAGTGGGACCTGGCAGGCTCTACGCCGTCGCCTTGTGGCCGACACCGCTAGCGACCGCCCGCGGACTGCTCTGCGGGATTTCCGGGGAGGTGCTGGACAATGAGGGCCATGCCATCCCCGGTCTCTATGCGGCGGGAAATGACATGCAATCCGTGTTCGGCGGCGAGTATCCGGGCGCAGGCGCCCAGATCGGACCGGCGATGACATTTGGATGGGCAGCAGCCCGCCACGCGGCACGGCGCGTGCAGGACTTCAATGGGAGAGATACATGACGAAGCAAAAGGGCGGCACCTACATCGCCGAGGCGCTGGTACGGGAAAAGGTTCCCTACGTGTTCGGTGTTTGCGGCCACGGCACGGTTGGGCTCATCGACTGCCTACACGAGGTCAAGGATGAGGTCCCGATGATCTCGCCCCGCCACGAGCAGACGGCGGTCCACATGGCCGACGGCTTCTTCCGGGTCTCCCACAAGGTGGCGGCGACGCTGACCTCGACGGGGCCCGGCTCCTGTAACCAGATCATGGGGCTTGCCGTCGCCCAGACCGATAGTTCGGCTATACTAGCCATCACGGCGAACGTTCCGACCCAACAGTTCAACCGGGCACCGTTCCAGGAACTGAACATGCATGGCCAGGCAGACTTCAACCAGGTCATCAAGCCGGTGGTCAAGCGCAGCTTCCAACCATCGCGAGTCGAGCAACTGCCGCTGATGATCCGCCAGGCGACCTCGACAATGACCACCGGCCGCCCCGGTCCAGTGAACCTCGACATACCCTACAACCTGTTCCAGGAAGAAGGTGACCTCCAGCCGGAACCCGTCGGCTCGGCATTCGGCCAGCGCCGCCCCGGAGCATCCCCTGCTGACCTCCAGCAGGTGGTCGACTGGCTGCTGGCAGCCGAGCGGCCAGTGCTGTTCGTCGGACACGGAATGGCGCTTTCGGAGGGCGGTGCGGAACTGACCGAGCTTGCCCACCGCCTCCAGGTACCGGTCATCTCCTCGCCAAACGGCATGGGCACGATCGACATGGAAGACTCGCTGTCGCTCGGCTTCATCGGCCGGAACGGCGCCTATCAGGCAAACCAGGCCGGTCGTCATGCCGACCTGGTGCTCGCCATCGGTGCACGCTTCGACGACCGTTCCGCCTCAAGCTGGCGCCCGGGCTATTCTTGGAATTTTCCGCACACCAGGCTGGTGCATGTCGACCTGGACCACGCTGAGCTGACGCGCAATTACACTCCCGATATTGCCATTCTCGCCGACGCACGGACGTTCCTTTCCCAGGTCCTCGGGGAACTCGATTCACGTTCTGTATGCCCCGACGAGAGCCGGCTTGCCCCCTGGCGGGCCGACATTGCTGGTTGGCGCAGCGAGTGGGAGGCTTTCGTTGCCCCGAATTTCTCCCTGCACCAGACGCCGATAAGGCCTGAGCGTATCGTCGAGGATTGCCAAAAGGTGTTGCCGCATGACGCGATCCTGTCCTTCGATGCCGGCATCCACCACAACTGGTTCATGCAGTTCTGGAAGGCACGCCGCCCGCAGAGCATGCTGAACTCCTGGGGTTATTCCGGCATGGGCTTCGGCCCCTCGGCCATTCTCGGGGCGAAACTCGCTGCCCCCGATCGCGTCTGCGTCTCCGTGTGCGGCGACGGCGGCTTCACCATGGTGCCGCATGTGCTCTGTACGGCGGTCGAGTACGACATCCCGGTCATCTGGGTCGTCTGGAACAACTTTGCATGGGGTGCGATCCGCGACCTGCAATACGGCTATTTCGACGGCCGCGAATACGGAACGGCCTTCTAACCAGGGAGCGAACGCGGCGCCCTACAATCCCGATTTTGCTGCATGGGCGCGGGCGGCCGGCGTTGCGGGCTACACCGTGACCCGGTCGGAGGACTTCGCAGCGACGCTGGAAGAGGCTGTTCGTCTGAACCGTCCGGTCCTGATCGACGTGCATGTCGATGCCGACATCCGCCCGCCGGCGACCGGTTCCTGGGCCCTGCCGCCTCTGCAGCCAAAGGAGCCGGCGTTCGGAACTCCGTGGCAGCCGACCTGACGATCACTTGTACCAGGGAAACAAAATATGACCGACCGCAAGAGCATCATCCGCAACATCGTCGAAGAGCCCTGGCAGGAATTCCCCGCCCATTTCGGCGGCGCCTTGTCGAAAGCGCTGGTAGCCCCCGCCACTACAGGTTCCCGCCTGATGGACTACCGCATTTCGACTTACGCACCGATGGCCTATGTCGAACGTCACGTGCACAAGGTGCAGGAGCAAGTCTACCACATCCTGGACGGCGAAGGGCTTATGGAGATCGACGGCAAGACGCGTGTCGTGCGCAAGAACGACGTGATCTTCATTGCCCCCGGCAGTTGGCATTCCATCACGAACTCCGGCCTCGGCCAGTTGACCTTCATCGTGGTCACGACGCCTGTCTCGGACGAATGAACCTCATCGGCCAAATACCAGTTGAGAAAGGATGTCCGATGAGACTTCCATTTGATGTCTCCCCGTCACCTGCAGCCCTCCCGCAGGTTGCGATGCTGCTCGATGGGCGATGGGAGTTGGGCGAAGGCGCAGCACGGCCAGTTTTCGACAAGTATCGCCTAGACCCGTTCGCCGAACTCCCCGCAAGTTCCCCAAGGCAGATCCGCCAGATGATAGATGCTGCGCAGGCGGCATTCGAAGGGGATCGGCTTACCCCCCACGAGCGAGGCCGCGTGCTCGAGCGCGTCGCAGAACTTCTCGAAGCACGACGCGACATCGCCTTGACCGTCATGCAGCGTGAGACCGGCTTTACGAGCCAGGACTGCAACGGAGAAATCAACCGCACGATCGAGACGCTACGGCTAACAGCGGAAGAGGCACGTCGTCTGTCCGGCGATATCGTACCCGTGGCAGGTGCGGCCGGGCAAGGAAACCGGATGGCGTTCACGCTGCGTGTGCCGCTTGGCGTCTTGCTGGCCGTGACCCCTTTCAACGCGCCGCTCAACACCGTCACTCACAAGATCGCTCCGGCGCTCGGCGCGGGCAATGTGGTGATCCTCAAGCCGGCAGGACAGACGCCTCGCACCGCCTGCTTCCTGGCCACGCTTTTTCTTGAGGCCGGGCTCCCTGCCAATCACCTCCAGATATTCCATGGTGGCGGTGAAGCGGTGCGCCTTGCGATGGAAGATGCGCGGGTGCGGTACATCGCCTTTACCGGTTCCACTGAAGTGGGTCGGATCATCCAATCGCAAGCCGGCTTGCGGCGTACGCAGATGGAACTCGGTTCCATCGCATTCACTATCCTGGCTGAAGACGCCGACCTCTCCAGCGCCCTGCCGAAGGTGGTGAACGCAGGTTACCGGAAGGCCGGGCAGGTCTGCACCTCCGTTCAGGTCCTTCTGGTGCATGAAAGCCTTGCCGAGCAGGTCGAAACGACGTTGGCACAGATGGTCGCTGGACTGGTGTATGGCGATCCGACGCAGCCTGGCTGCAGCACCGGCCCCCTGATCTCGCTGGGGGACGCTGAACGCATCGAGGCGTGGATCGGCGACGCTTGCCAGAATGGGGCACGTCTTCTCGCAGGCGGTACAC from Pseudorhizobium banfieldiae encodes the following:
- a CDS encoding TRCF domain-containing protein, producing the protein MNRDSGSAEFGQVNLILLTEEGAELPEDTRLRLLTLVENDRLGSGLAISLRELELRGGGDLAGEDQAGHIKAIGIGLYQKLLASAVSKSRRQTEGSSPRATLTLGVAGTIPADYVSNAAVRPNLYARLLRASAPNEMDDLEEEFEDRFGELPQEVALLLRTTRLQLAAARLGFARLEAGPEALAITLTHEAPAKVSD
- a CDS encoding FAD-dependent oxidoreductase → MQQSLAELGEVDLIVLGTGAAGLTAALTATLEGLSVVVLEAAPVVGGTTARSSGTAWIPDNRLMRAVGFAPDAEAARAYLSALISDADAQEAWQAFLTHAPKMQADLEDRAEILFRPYRSAPDYQSNLEGAASGGRALEPIEFDGRRLDSWFDRLAEPMRELTVLGGMMVTRAEAQRLIHAERSPAAMMEGLKLLLRHLRDRLRFRRGTRLVMGNALVARLLHATLIRGGLVFTNAHVREIELTEGRVARVGGVYGERPFSLATRAGVVLAGGGFPADPEMTSRYLPTLAPGHSPASPFARGTTIGLGIKAGGQMGPDLGLNALWFPSSLWARPGGGLAVYPHIALDRAKPGSIIIDQAGERFANEASSYHDFCAAMFRHGPAACPAWMVVGRDFIRRYGLGVIRPRTPSLNRFLRSGYLKTGKDPEELARELHLPPGSLSRSIAKFNECVREGRDAGFRRGESAYERSNGDASRGFANPCLGEVGPGRLYAVALWPTPLATARGLLCGISGEVLDNEGHAIPGLYAAGNDMQSVFGGEYPGAGAQIGPAMTFGWAAARHAARRVQDFNGRDT
- a CDS encoding thiamine pyrophosphate-binding protein; the protein is MTKQKGGTYIAEALVREKVPYVFGVCGHGTVGLIDCLHEVKDEVPMISPRHEQTAVHMADGFFRVSHKVAATLTSTGPGSCNQIMGLAVAQTDSSAILAITANVPTQQFNRAPFQELNMHGQADFNQVIKPVVKRSFQPSRVEQLPLMIRQATSTMTTGRPGPVNLDIPYNLFQEEGDLQPEPVGSAFGQRRPGASPADLQQVVDWLLAAERPVLFVGHGMALSEGGAELTELAHRLQVPVISSPNGMGTIDMEDSLSLGFIGRNGAYQANQAGRHADLVLAIGARFDDRSASSWRPGYSWNFPHTRLVHVDLDHAELTRNYTPDIAILADARTFLSQVLGELDSRSVCPDESRLAPWRADIAGWRSEWEAFVAPNFSLHQTPIRPERIVEDCQKVLPHDAILSFDAGIHHNWFMQFWKARRPQSMLNSWGYSGMGFGPSAILGAKLAAPDRVCVSVCGDGGFTMVPHVLCTAVEYDIPVIWVVWNNFAWGAIRDLQYGYFDGREYGTAF
- a CDS encoding thiamine pyrophosphate-dependent enzyme; the encoded protein is MRSATCNTAISTAANTERPSNQGANAAPYNPDFAAWARAAGVAGYTVTRSEDFAATLEEAVRLNRPVLIDVHVDADIRPPATGSWALPPLQPKEPAFGTPWQPT
- a CDS encoding cupin domain-containing protein, coding for MTDRKSIIRNIVEEPWQEFPAHFGGALSKALVAPATTGSRLMDYRISTYAPMAYVERHVHKVQEQVYHILDGEGLMEIDGKTRVVRKNDVIFIAPGSWHSITNSGLGQLTFIVVTTPVSDE
- a CDS encoding aldehyde dehydrogenase family protein, with translation MRLPFDVSPSPAALPQVAMLLDGRWELGEGAARPVFDKYRLDPFAELPASSPRQIRQMIDAAQAAFEGDRLTPHERGRVLERVAELLEARRDIALTVMQRETGFTSQDCNGEINRTIETLRLTAEEARRLSGDIVPVAGAAGQGNRMAFTLRVPLGVLLAVTPFNAPLNTVTHKIAPALGAGNVVILKPAGQTPRTACFLATLFLEAGLPANHLQIFHGGGEAVRLAMEDARVRYIAFTGSTEVGRIIQSQAGLRRTQMELGSIAFTILAEDADLSSALPKVVNAGYRKAGQVCTSVQVLLVHESLAEQVETTLAQMVAGLVYGDPTQPGCSTGPLISLGDAERIEAWIGDACQNGARLLAGGTREGAVVAPTLLAEVTSDMSVGCKEIFGPVVCIERYSDFDAAIRRINGTPYGLASGLFTNSLEKAFRAMRELHVGGVHINQTSSSRVDMMPYGGSKDSGFGREGPRYAMHEMTEERVVSFTV